One Acidobacteriota bacterium genomic window, ATAGTGGGTGGCGAGGTAGAGGAAGAGCTCGGCGCCGCTCTGGCCAGAGCCGACGACGGCGAAGCGGTATGGCGCCTGGCGGTCCGGGAAGTGGCGTTCGAGGGTGGGCAGGAAGTCCTTCGGGTGGAAAGCTCTACCGCCGGGCTGGAGGTCGATGCCGGGAGGGGTCCAGGGGCGTCCGCCGACGGCCACCGCCAGGTGCCGGCTGCGCAGCTCCTCGAACTCGCCGGTGACCCGGTTGCGAGCCTGAATTTTCAGGTGGTCGACCCGCCCGTCGACGCCTTCGGGCTCGACCCGCTCGACCTGCCGGCCGTAGCGCACGTCTCGGGCGAGCTCGCCGGCGACCCAGCCGAGATAGTCGGCGAACTCGACCCGACTCGGGAACAGATCGCGCAGATTGAGGAACTCGAACAGGCGGTCCTGCTCGCGCAGATAGTTGAGAAAGGTGAATCGGCTGCGTGGGTTACGGATCGTCACCAGGTCCTTGAGGACGGTGATCTGGATCAGGGAGCCCTCGAGCATCATGCCGGGATGCCACGTCGGCTCGAGGCGGGCTTCGAGAAAGCGGCGGTCGACGGTGCGGCAGCCGGGATCCTCTTCCTCTTCCTGCAGCAGGGCCGCGAGGGCCAGGTTGGCGGGGCCGAAGCCGACGCCGACGAGATCGTGGATGTGATCTGCCATCGATGCTCCTCGGGCCAGGGCCGCCCACAGCGAGGCGGCCGAAAAGGCCGGCGAGACCAACTCGCCGGCCAGACTCACTGGAAACCGAGCCGGTCGCGCAGGCCCACTCGG contains:
- a CDS encoding SidA/IucD/PvdA family monooxygenase, which gives rise to MADHIHDLVGVGFGPANLALAALLQEEEEDPGCRTVDRRFLEARLEPTWHPGMMLEGSLIQITVLKDLVTIRNPRSRFTFLNYLREQDRLFEFLNLRDLFPSRVEFADYLGWVAGELARDVRYGRQVERVEPEGVDGRVDHLKIQARNRVTGEFEELRSRHLAVAVGGRPWTPPGIDLQPGGRAFHPKDFLPTLERHFPDRQAPYRFAVVGSGQSGAELFLYLATHYPQAEVTAVVRRFGYKPVDESDFTNEIFFPSMVDFVYDLPEEVRGGVVDSFRDVNYAVVDHPLIRRIYRFLYDERVAGRERARVLPLHQLEGLEEPADGPIRLHLADVLRGQPRTLEVDGAVIATGFEWSSRLPLLEPLAPYIERDGAGDYRIERDYRLATVDGFEPRIYLQGYAEATHGISETVLSLLPIRAQDIARSLAAALEARSLSALSVRS